In Wenyingzhuangia fucanilytica, the following are encoded in one genomic region:
- the gcvH gene encoding glycine cleavage system protein GcvH, with protein sequence MNFPQELKYTKDHEWVKVEGDVVVIGITDFAQSELGDIVYVDVDTLDETVEANEVFGSVEAVKTVSDLFMPITGEVVEFNEELEDEPEVVNEDPYGKGWMIKVKPSDIKDVEDLLDAEAYKELIGA encoded by the coding sequence ATGAACTTTCCACAAGAATTAAAGTACACAAAAGACCACGAGTGGGTAAAAGTAGAAGGAGATGTAGTAGTTATTGGAATTACAGATTTTGCTCAAAGTGAATTAGGAGACATCGTTTATGTTGATGTTGATACTTTAGATGAGACAGTTGAAGCAAATGAGGTTTTTGGTTCTGTAGAGGCTGTAAAGACAGTATCAGACTTATTTATGCCTATTACTGGAGAAGTAGTTGAGTTTAATGAAGAGTTAGAAGATGAACCAGAAGTGGTAAACGAAGATCCATACGGAAAAGGATGGATGATTAAAGTAAAACCAAGCGATATTAAGGATGTTGAAGATTTATTAGATGCTGAAGCATATAAAGAACTTATTGGAGCGTAA
- a CDS encoding rhodanese-related sulfurtransferase — protein MQLYNKLSAEERAQLIDEAGKDRLTISFYQYHQIGNPQVFRDHLFITWDQLEVLGRIYVAKEGINAQLSLPADRFHEFKEHLDSISFLKDIRLNIAVEQDNKSFLKLKVKVRDKIVADGLNDDLFDVTNKGVHLDAEEFNKLLADPNTICVDMRNHYESEIGHFEGAITPDVDTFRDSLDIIEADLKDHKEDKNLLMYCTGGIRCEKASAYYKYKGFKNVFQLEGGIIEYTRQVNAKGIENKFKGKNFVFDHRKSERISEDVVSNCHQCGEPCDTHVNCANEACHLLFIQCDSCKEKMEECCSDNCKEINALPYEEQKELRKGKSNSNKIFKKGRSEVLKFKK, from the coding sequence ATGCAACTGTATAATAAGTTAAGCGCAGAAGAACGTGCGCAACTAATTGACGAAGCGGGTAAAGACCGTTTAACTATTTCTTTTTACCAATATCATCAAATTGGTAATCCACAAGTTTTTAGAGATCATTTATTCATCACCTGGGATCAATTAGAGGTTTTAGGAAGAATTTATGTAGCCAAAGAAGGGATTAATGCCCAGTTATCTTTGCCTGCTGATAGATTTCATGAGTTTAAAGAGCATTTAGATAGCATATCGTTTTTAAAAGATATAAGGTTGAATATTGCTGTTGAGCAAGACAATAAATCATTTTTAAAATTAAAAGTTAAGGTTAGAGATAAAATTGTAGCCGATGGTTTAAATGATGATTTGTTTGATGTAACTAATAAAGGAGTGCATTTAGATGCCGAAGAGTTTAATAAGTTGTTGGCAGATCCTAATACTATTTGTGTGGATATGCGTAACCATTACGAAAGTGAGATAGGTCATTTTGAAGGAGCGATTACTCCAGATGTAGATACCTTTAGAGATTCTTTAGATATTATAGAGGCTGACTTAAAAGATCATAAAGAAGATAAAAATTTATTAATGTACTGTACAGGTGGAATTCGTTGTGAAAAAGCTAGTGCATATTATAAATACAAAGGGTTTAAAAATGTATTCCAACTAGAGGGTGGAATTATTGAATATACTCGTCAAGTAAACGCGAAAGGAATTGAAAATAAATTCAAAGGGAAAAACTTTGTTTTTGATCATAGAAAATCTGAAAGAATATCAGAAGATGTAGTTTCTAACTGCCATCAATGTGGAGAGCCTTGTGATACACATGTAAATTGTGCTAACGAAGCTTGTCATTTACTTTTTATTCAATGTGATTCTTGTAAAGAAAAAATGGAAGAATGTTGTTCTGATAATTGTAAAGAAATCAATGCTTTGCCGTATGAAGAGCAAAAAGAATTGCGCAAAGGAAAATCTAATAGTAATAAGATTTTTAAAAAAGGGCGTTCAGAAGTTTTAAAATTTAAGAAATAA
- the sprA gene encoding cell surface protein SprA — MVTYNSYGQEKENDTINLENKTPTYTFDNLSEGVLYLKNPTEKKVEYDPKIGRYIVREKIGNSSFTTPKYLTEKEYQDYRLKKDIQDYFKEKSRAVDGIRDNSEEDQKDLLPTFYVNNDFFQTIFGGSEIKLIPRGSVTLRFGLLYQNVENPLLSEENRKSYTPEFDQQIRASLTAKVGERLTADINYDTQSTFSFQNQVKLAYEPTEDDVIRSIEVGNVTMDVKNNLISGSQSLFGVKTKLQFGATSVTGVFSQQQSQTKNVIAEGGSALSQFELRTTQYDNNRHFFIAQYFRNRYNDALKELPLINSAVQITKVEVWVTNRNTNTQDVRNIVGLVDLAESGTDKYDNSQSNITNTTQVTESPSALLVPRNEENSLNQYIGTQNNQLRDVQNVPSVLSGFKQGAEYAIVENARKLTPNEFTYHPQLGYVSLNSRLNDGDVMAIAYEYTYNGQAYRVGELSTDGIESDKNIVVKLIRPQLIDTKAIVWNLMMKNIYSLGAYDMQRDGFRLDLLYRDDATGQATNNLLNAEEEAIKNRTILNVTNLDRLDANNNLTRPSGTSYKGDGFFDYVENLTVDSKNGSIIFPTIEPFGRDLKATLTNVVDQDKYVFEELYTTTASVAENDFQNKDKFLIKGQYKSSASDGISLGAFNVPRGSVTVTAGGIVLVEGIDYTVDYFAGRVKIINPSIEASGQAVNVSLENNTFFNQQRKTYVGFDVEHKFSDNFVLGATYLNISERPITNKVQFGQDPINNSMYGLNFNYSTEVPVLTDLANYLPNIDTDAASNISVRGDIAYLRPNTPSSIDIGGEATTYIDDFEGAQIPINVGTAQNWSLASAPVGFDGLDFGVGADGEANSNSLDYGKKRAKLAWYTIDQLFYSNTSLKPSNIDPNELSRAEVRPVQSLELFPERNLDITQRTNIQTFDLTYYPNERGPYNYDVPSNPNKPEELNNPEERWAGITRGLTTTDFQRSNVQYIEFWVQDPYENYSITNSEGIVTNPNPTNQNGTLYINLGSISEDILKDNRKVFENGLPENGDLSSGVDQTNLANIPTEKSLLYAFDTGDDTRRNQDVGLDGMSDAEEKNRFPDLASLSDPSSDNYHFFRGSDLDSQNASILTRYKHYNNTEGNSPTAALSQESYPTSATNNPDVEDADRDQTMNTLDAYWQYKIDLSQNNLSKTTNPYIFDERRTTVTLENGTEKQFKWYLFRVPISNGRAINGINSFQSIRFMRMFLTDFEIPVALRFAQLQLVRGDWRIYEKIIDENDVLTDRGLTDTENIVETGTVNIEENENRVPINYILPPTIVRQNLQGTSNVLQQNEQSLSVTVDKLEENNTIGVYKNVNVDMRMFKRLKMFIHAEELAANTVNDDDLVAVVRLGSDTNDNYYQIEIPLKLTDVPNFGVSNALGAYAVWPEENNLDISLTDLTSLKLKRDADGESALAVYPATVDNSQVALRVKGSPNLSNVRTIFMGVKNKDVTAKSAEVWFNELRMSGFDNKGGWATKVSADANIADFAKISLNGGYQSIGFGSIDQSVNERSQEEIKNYSVNTSVNVGQLLPNDWNVKIPVNYTVSEEIRTPKFDPKYEDVLSKDTKDINPNSSSIDIKSKRRSISLINVKKDRSDGSIRKPQVYDIENFSVSYSYSDAINESYTIETDVKQTVNASANYAFKFKQIEVTPFKNTSFLDNKNLKIIKDFNFNLLPSSIGVNSGIKRNYSEYKTRDLLNTTSTSGSIPIPTLKQRNFMFDWDYNIGYQLTSAINVAFNASNNYIYDTFERDGTPEEEIESLDLYSNFFNIGRPSNYAQSLTASYKLPIDKLPFLSFINADYSYSGNFNWQAASPSFVEKVGNTIQNGQTHNFTSNLNFSKFYTEIGLKKLFSSSSKKSRLPAVGRGKKKDGATVGDFIYGLLSSIKTAKLSYNRNTGSSLNGYVPEIGFLGRNKYNGSYAPSLSYVFGQQTNILQNAVTNGWLLGRSGATTDVIYNKNYAQNLVTSANYDVTIKPINDLNIQLTGNRTYSSSSQQQIDYITGNSSIESSKVNQYGNFNISYSLIKTAVNTNADELFNTFLSNRSKIVGAIHPNYQAEISGGNGTLAQALNSQEVLMHSFLSAYSGNDVVSSDKTIFKKMPIPNWQLTYRGLMRLGFIKDNFSNFTLTHGYNSSYTINNFSSNLNSDTSNPFQSSLIYSGITLVDAFSPLIKVDVKLKNSLSFRGTVNTSRTLSLNLNNTTLSEVLGNEYVFGIGYRVKDVAIKTRFLKQRRTLKGDINIKADVSYRTDVTSIRSIDASASQPVGGQNLLGIKVAADYNLSRNFTASLYYDQNVSSYAISTLYPRQSINTGLSIVYNLGN; from the coding sequence GTGGTAACATACAATAGTTACGGACAAGAAAAGGAAAATGATACTATAAATTTAGAAAATAAAACACCAACTTATACTTTTGACAACCTGTCTGAAGGTGTTTTATATCTAAAAAATCCAACTGAAAAAAAGGTTGAATATGATCCTAAAATTGGACGCTATATAGTTAGAGAAAAAATAGGAAACTCTAGCTTTACTACTCCAAAATATCTAACTGAAAAAGAATATCAAGATTATAGATTAAAAAAAGATATTCAGGATTATTTTAAGGAAAAATCAAGAGCAGTTGATGGAATTAGAGACAATTCCGAAGAGGATCAAAAAGATTTATTACCTACTTTTTATGTAAATAATGATTTTTTTCAAACCATTTTTGGAGGTTCAGAAATTAAATTAATCCCTCGAGGTTCTGTTACCCTTCGTTTTGGTCTGTTATATCAAAATGTAGAGAATCCTTTATTATCCGAAGAAAATAGAAAAAGTTATACTCCAGAGTTTGATCAACAAATAAGAGCGAGTTTAACGGCTAAGGTTGGAGAAAGATTAACCGCAGATATTAATTATGATACCCAATCTACTTTCTCTTTTCAAAACCAAGTAAAGTTGGCTTATGAACCTACAGAAGATGATGTAATCCGAAGCATTGAGGTTGGTAACGTAACCATGGACGTTAAAAACAATTTAATTAGTGGTTCACAAAGTTTATTTGGGGTAAAAACAAAATTACAATTTGGAGCTACTAGTGTTACAGGAGTTTTTTCTCAACAACAATCTCAAACCAAAAATGTAATTGCAGAAGGTGGATCGGCCTTGTCTCAATTTGAATTAAGAACTACTCAATACGATAATAACAGACACTTTTTTATTGCTCAATATTTTAGAAATAGATATAACGATGCTCTAAAAGAATTGCCATTAATTAATTCTGCTGTTCAAATAACAAAAGTTGAGGTTTGGGTAACAAATAGAAATACCAATACCCAAGATGTTAGAAATATTGTTGGTTTGGTAGATTTAGCAGAATCTGGAACGGATAAATACGATAATTCACAATCTAACATAACTAATACTACTCAGGTAACAGAATCTCCAAGTGCTTTGCTTGTTCCTAGAAACGAAGAAAACAGTTTAAATCAATATATAGGAACTCAAAACAATCAATTAAGAGATGTTCAAAATGTGCCTTCTGTACTATCTGGTTTTAAACAAGGAGCAGAATATGCTATTGTAGAGAATGCTAGAAAATTAACTCCTAATGAGTTTACATATCATCCTCAGTTGGGGTATGTTTCGTTAAATTCTCGTTTAAACGATGGGGATGTTATGGCTATTGCCTATGAATATACTTATAACGGACAGGCTTATAGAGTAGGGGAATTGTCTACAGACGGAATTGAAAGTGATAAAAATATTGTGGTAAAGTTGATAAGACCACAATTGATAGATACCAAAGCGATTGTATGGAATTTAATGATGAAGAACATTTATTCTTTAGGAGCTTATGACATGCAAAGAGATGGTTTTCGTTTGGATTTATTATATAGAGATGATGCTACTGGACAAGCAACAAATAACTTGTTAAATGCAGAAGAAGAGGCTATAAAGAATAGAACAATATTAAATGTAACCAACTTAGATAGGTTAGATGCTAATAACAATTTAACAAGACCGAGTGGAACTAGTTACAAGGGAGATGGTTTCTTTGATTATGTAGAAAATTTAACAGTTGACTCTAAAAACGGAAGTATTATTTTTCCAACCATTGAACCTTTTGGTAGAGATTTAAAGGCTACTTTAACCAATGTTGTTGATCAAGATAAATATGTTTTTGAGGAGCTGTATACAACCACAGCATCTGTAGCAGAAAATGATTTTCAGAATAAAGACAAATTTTTAATCAAAGGACAATACAAGTCTAGTGCTTCTGATGGAATTTCTTTAGGTGCTTTTAATGTACCAAGAGGATCAGTTACTGTTACTGCAGGAGGAATTGTTTTGGTTGAAGGTATAGACTATACCGTTGATTATTTTGCGGGTAGGGTAAAAATTATCAATCCATCAATAGAAGCTTCTGGTCAAGCGGTTAACGTATCATTAGAGAATAATACCTTTTTTAATCAGCAAAGAAAAACATATGTAGGGTTTGATGTAGAGCATAAGTTTAGCGATAATTTTGTATTGGGAGCAACTTATTTAAATATTAGTGAAAGACCAATTACCAATAAAGTACAATTTGGGCAAGATCCTATCAACAACTCTATGTATGGGTTAAATTTTAACTATAGTACGGAAGTACCAGTGTTAACAGATTTAGCTAATTATTTACCCAATATTGATACCGATGCAGCATCTAATATTTCTGTAAGAGGAGATATCGCTTATCTAAGACCAAACACACCATCTAGTATAGATATTGGTGGAGAGGCTACTACTTATATTGATGATTTTGAAGGAGCGCAAATTCCAATCAATGTAGGAACGGCTCAAAATTGGTCATTGGCAAGTGCGCCTGTTGGTTTTGATGGATTGGATTTTGGTGTTGGCGCTGATGGAGAGGCTAATAGTAACAGTCTTGATTATGGTAAAAAGCGTGCAAAATTAGCATGGTATACTATTGATCAATTATTTTATAGTAATACTTCATTAAAGCCAAGTAATATAGATCCTAACGAATTGTCTAGGGCAGAAGTAAGACCAGTGCAAAGTCTAGAATTGTTTCCTGAAAGAAATTTAGATATTACACAAAGAACCAATATCCAAACTTTTGACCTTACTTATTATCCTAATGAGCGTGGTCCTTATAATTATGATGTTCCATCAAATCCAAATAAGCCAGAGGAACTTAACAATCCAGAGGAACGTTGGGCGGGTATTACAAGAGGGTTAACTACTACAGACTTTCAAAGATCAAATGTTCAATATATAGAGTTTTGGGTACAAGATCCTTATGAAAATTATAGTATTACCAATAGCGAAGGAATTGTAACAAACCCTAATCCTACCAATCAGAACGGAACCTTATATATCAACTTAGGAAGTATTTCTGAAGATATATTAAAAGATAACAGAAAAGTTTTTGAAAATGGATTGCCAGAAAATGGAGATCTTTCTAGTGGAGTAGATCAAACCAATTTGGCTAATATTCCAACAGAAAAATCTTTGTTATACGCTTTTGATACTGGAGATGATACCAGAAGAAATCAAGATGTTGGTTTAGACGGGATGAGCGATGCTGAGGAAAAAAATAGATTTCCAGACCTAGCTAGTTTAAGCGATCCTTCTTCGGATAACTATCACTTTTTTAGAGGTAGTGATTTGGATAGTCAAAATGCATCTATTCTAACCCGTTACAAACATTATAACAACACAGAGGGGAATTCACCAACCGCTGCTTTGTCTCAGGAGTCTTATCCAACTTCTGCAACTAATAATCCAGATGTAGAAGATGCGGATAGAGATCAAACCATGAATACCTTAGATGCTTATTGGCAATATAAAATTGATTTGTCTCAAAACAATTTAAGCAAAACCACTAACCCTTATATTTTTGACGAAAGAAGAACTACGGTAACTTTAGAAAACGGAACAGAAAAGCAGTTTAAATGGTATTTGTTCAGAGTTCCTATTTCTAATGGTAGAGCTATCAACGGAATCAATAGTTTTCAATCCATACGTTTTATGCGTATGTTTTTAACAGATTTTGAAATTCCTGTTGCCTTGCGTTTTGCACAACTACAGTTGGTAAGAGGGGATTGGCGTATTTACGAGAAAATTATTGATGAAAATGATGTGTTGACAGATAGAGGTTTAACCGATACTGAAAACATTGTAGAAACAGGAACAGTTAATATTGAGGAAAATGAAAATAGAGTTCCTATCAACTATATTTTACCTCCAACCATTGTTAGGCAAAATTTACAAGGAACTTCTAACGTATTACAGCAAAACGAACAATCATTAAGTGTTACGGTTGATAAATTAGAGGAAAACAATACCATTGGAGTTTACAAAAATGTAAATGTTGATATGCGTATGTTTAAGCGTTTAAAAATGTTTATTCATGCCGAAGAATTGGCTGCTAACACTGTAAATGATGATGACTTAGTTGCGGTGGTTAGATTGGGAAGTGATACTAATGATAACTATTATCAAATAGAAATTCCTTTAAAGCTGACTGATGTTCCAAATTTTGGAGTTAGTAATGCTTTGGGAGCTTATGCTGTTTGGCCAGAAGAAAATAATTTAGATATTTCTTTAACAGATTTAACTAGTTTAAAACTAAAAAGAGATGCAGATGGTGAGAGTGCATTGGCTGTTTATCCTGCAACTGTAGATAATTCTCAGGTAGCTTTAAGAGTAAAAGGTAGCCCAAACTTATCTAATGTAAGAACCATTTTTATGGGGGTTAAAAACAAAGATGTTACTGCAAAGTCTGCTGAGGTTTGGTTTAATGAATTAAGAATGTCTGGTTTTGATAATAAAGGAGGATGGGCAACTAAAGTTTCTGCCGATGCTAATATTGCTGATTTCGCAAAAATATCTTTAAACGGAGGATATCAATCTATTGGTTTTGGTAGTATCGATCAAAGTGTAAACGAAAGAAGTCAAGAAGAAATTAAAAACTATAGTGTTAACACTAGCGTAAATGTTGGTCAGTTATTACCTAATGATTGGAATGTTAAAATTCCAGTAAACTATACTGTTTCCGAAGAAATTAGAACCCCTAAGTTTGATCCTAAGTACGAAGATGTACTTTCTAAAGACACTAAAGATATCAATCCAAATAGTAGTAGTATTGATATTAAAAGTAAAAGGAGAAGCATTAGTTTGATTAATGTAAAAAAGGATAGAAGTGATGGATCTATTAGAAAGCCTCAGGTTTATGATATAGAAAACTTTAGTGTTTCTTATAGTTATAGCGATGCGATAAACGAAAGTTATACCATAGAAACAGATGTTAAACAAACGGTAAACGCTTCTGCTAACTATGCTTTTAAGTTTAAACAAATAGAGGTAACTCCTTTTAAAAACACATCATTTCTTGATAATAAGAATTTAAAAATAATTAAAGATTTTAATTTTAATTTATTGCCATCATCAATTGGGGTGAATAGTGGAATTAAAAGAAATTACAGTGAATATAAAACTAGAGATTTATTAAATACTACATCAACAAGTGGTAGTATTCCTATTCCTACATTAAAGCAACGTAACTTTATGTTTGATTGGGATTATAATATTGGATACCAATTAACAAGTGCTATTAACGTGGCTTTTAATGCAAGTAATAATTATATCTATGATACTTTTGAGAGAGATGGAACTCCAGAAGAAGAAATAGAAAGTTTAGACTTATATTCTAACTTTTTTAATATTGGTAGGCCAAGTAATTATGCTCAAAGTTTAACAGCTAGTTATAAACTTCCTATTGACAAACTTCCGTTTTTAAGTTTTATAAATGCAGATTATTCTTATTCCGGGAATTTTAATTGGCAGGCAGCTTCTCCATCATTTGTAGAAAAAGTAGGAAATACAATCCAAAATGGACAAACTCATAACTTTACAAGTAATTTAAACTTCTCTAAGTTTTATACAGAAATAGGGTTAAAAAAATTGTTTTCATCATCATCTAAAAAATCTAGATTGCCAGCCGTAGGAAGAGGTAAAAAGAAAGATGGCGCTACAGTAGGAGATTTTATTTATGGTTTGTTAAGTTCAATTAAAACAGCAAAATTAAGTTATAATAGAAATACAGGAAGTTCTTTAAATGGATATGTTCCAGAAATAGGGTTTTTAGGAAGGAATAAATACAACGGAAGTTATGCTCCAAGTTTAAGTTATGTTTTTGGACAACAAACAAACATACTTCAAAATGCAGTAACTAACGGATGGTTGTTAGGTAGATCTGGAGCAACAACAGATGTTATATACAATAAAAATTATGCTCAAAATTTAGTGACAAGTGCAAATTACGATGTAACTATTAAGCCAATTAACGATTTAAATATTCAGTTAACCGGAAACAGAACTTATTCTAGTAGTTCTCAACAACAAATAGATTATATCACTGGAAATAGTAGTATTGAAAGCTCTAAAGTAAATCAATATGGAAATTTTAATATTTCTTATTCATTAATTAAAACAGCAGTTAATACCAATGCAGATGAATTGTTTAATACTTTTTTAAGTAACAGGTCTAAAATAGTAGGAGCAATCCATCCTAATTATCAAGCTGAAATAAGTGGAGGAAATGGTACTCTAGCCCAAGCATTAAATAGTCAAGAAGTATTGATGCATTCATTCCTTTCAGCTTATAGTGGTAATGATGTGGTGAGTAGTGATAAAACTATTTTTAAGAAAATGCCTATTCCTAATTGGCAGTTAACTTATAGAGGGTTGATGCGTTTAGGGTTTATTAAAGATAATTTCAGCAACTTTACCTTAACACATGGGTATAATTCATCATATACCATTAATAACTTTTCGAGTAACTTAAATTCAGATACGTCTAATCCATTTCAATCTAGCTTAATTTATTCAGGGATCACTTTGGTAGATGCTTTTTCTCCATTAATTAAAGTAGATGTTAAGTTAAAAAATTCACTATCATTTAGAGGAACTGTTAATACTAGTAGAACTTTATCATTGAACTTAAATAATACAACCTTGTCCGAGGTCTTAGGAAATGAATATGTGTTTGGAATTGGTTACCGAGTTAAAGACGTAGCAATTAAAACAAGGTTCTTAAAGCAAAGAAGAACTTTAAAAGGAGATATTAATATAAAAGCAGATGTTTCTTATAGAACAGATGTTACGAGTATTAGAAGTATAGATGCATCGGCAAGTCAGCCAGTAGGAGGACAAAATTTATTAGGAATTAAAGTTGCCGCAGATTATAATTTAAGTCGTAATTTTACCGCAAGTTTGTATTACGATCAAAACGTGTCTAGTTATGCAATTTCAACATTGTACCCAAGACAATCTATCAATACAGGACTAAGTATAGTATATAACCTAGGAAATTAA
- a CDS encoding gliding motility lipoprotein GldH: MGLQRVNKIICFIFIFLCISCDSNKKYDTYQPMNNSVWKLEEPVVFEVDIDDINSQQNLFLNVRTDSDYPYRNLYIISKMILPNGAVLKDTLEYEMADAFGNWLGDGLTDVKDNKLYYLEKYKFPRKGTYTFEFYQAMRKRGEIDGIQELKGVTDVGLRIEKIQD; the protein is encoded by the coding sequence ATGGGCCTGCAAAGAGTGAATAAAATTATTTGTTTCATTTTCATCTTCCTTTGTATTTCTTGTGATTCTAATAAGAAATACGATACTTACCAACCTATGAATAATAGTGTTTGGAAATTGGAAGAGCCTGTGGTTTTTGAAGTTGATATTGATGATATCAATTCACAACAAAATTTGTTTTTAAACGTTCGTACTGATAGTGATTATCCGTATAGGAATTTATACATCATCAGTAAAATGATTTTACCAAATGGTGCTGTTTTAAAAGATACTTTAGAGTACGAAATGGCCGATGCTTTTGGAAATTGGTTAGGAGATGGATTGACAGATGTAAAAGATAATAAGCTTTATTATTTAGAAAAGTATAAGTTTCCTAGAAAGGGTACTTATACTTTTGAGTTTTATCAAGCCATGAGAAAAAGAGGGGAGATAGACGGGATTCAAGAATTAAAAGGGGTTACCGACGTTGGCCTTAGAATAGAAAAAATACAAGATTAA
- the ricT gene encoding regulatory iron-sulfur-containing complex subunit RicT, which translates to MSCTSCSTKDGGVPNGCKSNGNCGTGSCDKLTVFDWLSNMELPTGQKPFDIVEIRFKNGRKHFYKNEKNFQLTIGEVVAVEGNPGHDIGTISLTGELVKIQMKKKKIAIDSQEVKKIYRKATVKDIETWEAARNREVETQKKGREIIIRLGLKMKLSDVEYQGDGNKATFYYTADDRVDFRQLIRELASAFSIRVEMKQVGLRQEAARLGGVGSCGRELCCSTWLTDFRKVNTAAARYQQLSLNPQKLAGQCGKLKCCLNYELDTYLDTLKGFPSQSVMLKTEKGLATFVKMDIFKEILWYTYKDDKSKWFKLTLAQVQEIIEENKQGNAVDGLEEFDAENIEETKIDFENVVGQDSLTRFDEPKQKSKRRKNNRSRNKAAGNNQAKQNTPSNGSPSDGKPKRPTNRKPNHQPKSNAANPSVASDETNSKPSGKRPNNRRRNNPNKPQGEKQNPNAKVEVKANANQPAKPRPQRKPQRKKPQADGNPQKVANPNKVVNESTKPKEGTPNANKPKRRNNKKRPNKPSNGPAKSE; encoded by the coding sequence ATGAGCTGTACTAGTTGCTCAACGAAAGACGGTGGCGTACCAAATGGATGCAAAAGCAATGGAAATTGTGGTACCGGAAGTTGTGATAAATTAACAGTTTTTGATTGGCTATCTAATATGGAATTGCCAACAGGTCAAAAACCATTTGATATTGTTGAAATTCGTTTTAAAAACGGACGTAAACACTTTTATAAAAACGAGAAAAATTTTCAATTAACAATTGGCGAAGTGGTGGCTGTAGAGGGAAACCCAGGTCACGATATCGGTACAATTTCTTTAACAGGTGAATTGGTTAAAATTCAAATGAAAAAGAAAAAAATTGCTATTGATAGCCAAGAAGTAAAGAAAATTTACAGAAAAGCTACGGTTAAAGATATTGAAACTTGGGAGGCCGCTAGAAATAGAGAGGTTGAAACTCAGAAAAAAGGAAGAGAAATTATTATTAGACTAGGTCTTAAAATGAAACTTTCTGATGTTGAGTATCAAGGTGATGGGAACAAAGCTACTTTTTATTATACAGCAGATGATCGTGTAGATTTTCGTCAATTAATTAGGGAATTGGCTTCGGCATTTTCTATTAGAGTAGAAATGAAACAAGTAGGTCTACGTCAAGAAGCAGCACGTTTAGGAGGTGTAGGGTCTTGTGGTAGAGAACTTTGTTGTTCTACTTGGTTAACAGATTTTAGAAAAGTAAATACTGCTGCAGCTAGATATCAACAACTTTCTTTAAACCCTCAGAAACTAGCTGGGCAATGTGGAAAGCTAAAGTGTTGTTTAAACTATGAACTAGATACTTATTTAGATACTTTAAAAGGATTTCCATCACAAAGTGTTATGCTAAAAACCGAAAAAGGCTTAGCTACTTTTGTAAAGATGGATATTTTTAAAGAAATTTTGTGGTACACTTATAAAGACGATAAATCTAAATGGTTTAAGCTTACGTTAGCACAGGTTCAAGAGATTATTGAAGAAAATAAACAAGGAAATGCTGTTGATGGTTTAGAAGAATTTGATGCTGAAAACATTGAAGAAACTAAGATAGATTTTGAAAATGTTGTTGGTCAAGATAGTTTAACTCGTTTTGACGAGCCTAAACAAAAATCTAAGCGAAGAAAAAATAATCGTTCAAGAAATAAGGCTGCAGGAAACAATCAAGCTAAACAAAATACTCCTTCTAATGGAAGTCCTTCGGACGGAAAACCAAAGAGACCTACAAATAGAAAACCAAATCATCAGCCTAAATCAAACGCTGCAAATCCTTCGGTTGCCTCAGATGAAACAAACAGCAAACCATCTGGAAAAAGACCAAATAACCGTAGACGTAACAATCCAAATAAACCACAAGGAGAAAAGCAAAATCCTAATGCAAAGGTAGAGGTTAAAGCGAATGCAAATCAGCCAGCTAAACCTAGGCCACAAAGAAAACCTCAAAGAAAGAAGCCACAAGCAGATGGGAATCCACAAAAAGTGGCAAATCCAAATAAAGTGGTAAACGAATCAACAAAGCCTAAAGAGGGAACGCCAAACGCGAATAAACCAAAACGAAGAAACAATAAAAAAAGACCAAACAAACCAAGTAATGGGCCTGCAAAGAGTGAATAA